From Bos mutus isolate GX-2022 chromosome 5, NWIPB_WYAK_1.1, whole genome shotgun sequence, one genomic window encodes:
- the LOC102269962 gene encoding keratin, type II cytoskeletal 73 encodes MSRQFTYKSGAAAKGAFSGCSVVLSGSSSPSYRGGSKGLSGGFGSRSLYSLGCARSVSFNMASGSGRAGAYGFSRGRASGFAGSMFGSVALGPMCPSLCPPGGIHQVIVNKSLLAPLNVELDPEIQKVCAQEREQIKALNNKFASFIDKVRFLEQQNQVLGTKWELLQQQDLDNCKNNLEPILEGYISNLRKQLEMLSGDRVRLDSELRSMRDVVEDYKKRYEEEINKRTTAENEFVVLKKDVDAAYMSKVELQAKVDALEREIKFFTCLYEGEIAQMQSHISDTSVILSMDNNRNLDLNSIIAEVRAQYEDIALKSKAEAEALYQTKFQELQLVAGRHGDDLKHTKNEIAELTRLIQRLRSETESVKKQCSNLETAITDAEQRGHCALKDAQAKLDELEAALLQAKEELARMMCEYQELMSTKLALDIEIATYRKLLEGEECRMSGEYTNSVSISVISSSMAGTAGTGAGFGYSGSGTYGYRPSSVGGGYGFLLGGCVTGSGNCSPHGEAKTRLGSTSEIKDLLGKTPALSSPTKKTPR; translated from the exons ATGAGCCGCCAATTCACCTACAAGTCGGGAGCTGCTGCCAAGGGGGCCTTCAGTGGATGCTCAGTTGTCCTCTCTGGGAGCAGCTCACCCTCCTACAGGGGAGGGAGCAAAGGGCTCAGCGGGGGCTTTGGAAGCCGGAGCCTGTACAGCCTTGGGTGTGCCCGGAGCGTCTCTTTCAACATGGCCAGCGGCAGTGGGCGGGCAGGGGCCTATGGGTTTAGCCGAGGCCGAGCCAGCGGCTTTGCCGGCAGCATGTTTGGTAGTGTGGCCCTGGGGCCCATGTGCCCATCCTTGTGCCCACCTGGGGGCATCCACCAGGTCATCGTCAACAAGAGCCTCTTGGCTCCCCTCAATGTGGAGCTGGACCCCGAGATCCAGAAAGTGTGTGCCCAGGAGCGGGAGCAGATCAAGGCTCTGAACAACAAGTTCGCCTCCTTCATCGACAAG GTGAGGTTCCTGGAGCAGCAGAACCAGGTGCTGGGGACCAAGTGGGAGCTGCTGCAGCAGCAGGATCTGGACAACTGTAAGAACAACCTGGAGCCCATCCTCGAGGGCTACATCAGCAACCTGCGGAAGCAGCTGGAGATGCTGTCGGGGGACCGGGTGAGGCTGGACTCAGAGCTGAGGAGCATGCGTGATGTGGTGGAGGACTACAAGAAGAG GTATGAGGAGGAAATAAACAAGCGCACAACTGCTGAGAATGAATTTGTGGTGCTTAAGAAG GACGTGGATGCAGCGTACATGAGCAAGGTGGAGCTGCAGGCCAAGGTGGATGCCCTGGAGAGAGAAATCAAGTTCTTTACGTGCCTGTACGAGGGG GAGATTGCTCAGATGCAGTCCCACATCAGTGACACATCTGTCATCCTGTCCATGGACAACAACCGGAACCTGGACCTGAACAGCATCATTGCTGAGGTCAGGGCCCAGTATGAGGACATTGCTCTCAAGAGCAAGGCGGAGGCCGAGGCGCTGTACCAGACCAAG TTCCAGGAGCTGCAGCTGGTGGCCGGTCGGCATGGGGATGACCTCAAACACACCAAGAATGAGATTGCAGAGCTGACCCGGCTCATCCAAAGGCTGCGCTCAGAGACTGAGAGTGTGAAGAAGCAG TGCTCCAACCTGGAGACGGCCATCACTGACGCTGAGCAGCGGGGCCACTGTGCCCTGAAGGATGCTCAGGCCAAGCTGGATGAGCTGGAGGCTGCCCTGCTCCAGGCCAAGGAGGAGCTGGCCAGAATGATGTGTGAGTACCAGGAGCTGATGAGCACCAAGCTGGCTCTGGACATCGAGATCGCCACCTACCGCAAGCTGCTGGAGGGCGAGGAGTGCAG GATGTCTGGAGAATACACCAATTCTGTGAGCATAT CCGTCATCAGCAGCTCCATGGCCGGGACTGCAGGCACAGGAGCCGGCTTTGGGTACAGCGGCAGTGGGACCTATGGCTATCGGCCCAGCTCTGTTGGCGGGGGCTATGGCTTCCTGCTGGGGGGCTGTGTCACTGGCAGTGGGAACTGCAGCCCCCACGGGGAGGCCAAAACCAGGTTGGGGAGTACAAGTGAAATCAAGGACCTGCTGGGAAAGACCCCAGCTCTGAGCTCACCCACCAAGAAGACCCCAAGATAA